From Chryseobacterium shandongense, the proteins below share one genomic window:
- a CDS encoding Lrp/AsnC family transcriptional regulator, with protein sequence MATENYIPDEKDLAILRILQKDAKLSVRDIAGRINLSATPTHERIKRMEKLGIIREYTTVVDRKKVNKGMMVICMIALNVHNKKTAGKFIEEVRKLKEVVEFYNISGDFDFMLKILAPNMDEFHEFFVNKLSEIEGIGQTKSIFVMNSIKESVQIV encoded by the coding sequence ATGGCAACAGAAAATTATATTCCGGATGAAAAGGACCTTGCAATTCTTAGAATTCTTCAGAAAGATGCTAAGCTTAGTGTACGGGATATCGCAGGGAGAATTAATCTGAGTGCTACGCCAACTCATGAGCGTATCAAAAGAATGGAAAAATTAGGGATCATTAGAGAATATACTACGGTGGTCGACCGTAAAAAAGTGAACAAGGGAATGATGGTGATCTGCATGATCGCCCTGAATGTGCATAATAAAAAGACCGCAGGAAAATTTATTGAAGAGGTAAGAAAGCTTAAAGAGGTGGTTGAGTTTTATAACATCAGCGGAGATTTTGATTTTATGCTGAAAATTCTGGCTCCCAATATGGATGAGTTTCACGAATTTTTTGTAAATAAACTCTCTGAAATTGAGGGAATCGGACAAACCAAAAGCATCTTCGTGATGAATAGCATCAAGGAAAGCGTACAGATTGTTTAG